The Branchiostoma floridae strain S238N-H82 chromosome 1, Bfl_VNyyK, whole genome shotgun sequence sequence CACAGGATCCAGAAGAAGGACAATGACCCCGAGAGAGAACAGAAACTGATCGAAGAGAGAGATGCGTGGTACAAGATGAAGTCTAAACGGTTGAAGAGGCAGCGAGGATGGACTGGTGGAACATTAGGGGGTACCAGCCTGGGGTCACCTGATCCTATAGGAAATAGTAAGAACAAATGtcttatacatgtgtatgattgCTTGGGTTAGATGGCTTTCCTCTTTGTGACAGTCTTTTGGATTTATAGAGGCATTTATCACttcttttcttcatttacaggaaaatttgaagactttgaagcAAGAGTTTTAGAGGTAAGCATCCATATGATAACTCTTATGACAGTGCGTAGATTTCCTAATGAATTTGGCAAACAAGATTTTATAGGGATCTTGCCATGTGTAACTACCGCATTGTTCTATTGTCTGATTTCATGTCCTCTTTCTGCTGACTTTGACTGTTGTGATGTAAAAAAAGTGTAGTGTTAGGCCAACATTTTCAGGGAAAAGCAAGGCTCATGCAATCATGTATGTATCTACATCAATGTATAAAATTTATGCACCTTATGTCAATTGGTCAAAATGTATCTGCATTTTAGAACTTACAGTATAATGTCTGTGAAGTGCAGTCAGAGGTGGCAAAAAACAAATTTGCAAACAATAAGATCTATTTCCAGGTAGTACAGGATTTATACTTAAGTTGATGGCTTACTGTATTGCTGTGCCATACAGGTGCGTAACGTGTTCAACATGACAGCTAACATGGGCAGGAAGAGGTCTGTCCGAGCTCTGGTGGTGGTGGGTAACAGGAAGGGAGCTGCAGGTGAGATGGACATACTTACAGTTACGCAGACTAGCTCGTAGTGATATCAGTTGTGTTGGGTAGGATAGGGcaggggaaaaaatgttgtgtgtcCTGTTTCCAGACCTACCCTCGAAAAACTTGCTGACCCTTGGCCATttttgggtttgtttgttttgtttgtttcaacctttatctattcatgaatGATCAGATTGGCCTGCTGGCCGCTTtacattgaggtcatgagggtgGTAAGGGTCaggtaaaatataacagagatacagctTACATCaaataaatgtatccacagatttgtaaccatttaTATGAACAAAATTAAagcttgacattgaaaataagAGTGTCCTCATGCCTTTTaagttttactttgttaaactgTAGTAACTAGTTTATCAGTAGAGTTTTTGCCAAAGTctaaaaaagataatccctgcTACCaactttttcaggactgaaacaggaaatgcAGCTGCATTTTTTCCTTGGCCTAGGCACATGTTTACATTAGTCTGGTGAACAGCATTCAAACACTGCTTGCAATTTAGAATTGTGATACTTTGTGATACTTGAAATTAAGTCAGCATACTAAAAAAAGTAATATACTGCATATTATATAGCTAAATCCAAATAATCTGACTTGGGTACAGAAATGTTCAACCtatgtgtacatttttgttgtttctcctTTTCTGATAGGATTTGCCGTTGGAAAAGCTCAAGATGCAAGAACAGCCCTAAAAAAGGTAAGATAGAAAGGATATAATGCCATTACTCTGAATATTCAAGGCAAGGTAATGAAAACAAGACCTCACAAGGATTCATACATACAGATGTACTGTCTGCTGTTTTTCCCCTATATTTTGCTTATTGTCTTATTGTCAATGCTATAAGACATGTTGATATAGCGGATAAGACTGTAAGCATAATGGTGTCTGTGAACCAACCGGATGAATTGTCACAAATTTTATGTCTTATTAACTCCTCTACTAGGCAAAGAACAAGGCAGTtaatgtactgtactacatCGAGAGGTACAACCACCATACGAGTAAGTTTTCACTCTCAGTCTCATCCTGCATGTTTGtaagatctgtatctgtatctataaccggtataaccgccctttggcgttaCACACCAGcctcgcaggcacgcggcgcagcagcagctggttatattacactgaacgacccgtcacacctagttAACTAACAAGTGTTCTTTTAAACTATCCAgaaaagatgcccctactgtgcttggtaataacatattccactctacaatagttctggagAAATACGAAATAAGATGACATGGCATGTATGTATGCCATGTATCCACAGCCTTGTAGAACTTAGTTAGTTAGTTTAAGTCTCTGCATAGTGCAGCAGCTatctgtttctgtagccctgggccacacaacttttgtgcaatcacttcAGCAGGGGACTTGTCTCCTGGTAGCTGTGTTTTGTGTGCCTAGGGCTAAATGTAgaatgctaagcagagaaagcagcatgtactattttataagtctttggtatgactgtGCTGGTGATCAAATTCAAGACCTACGAAATGGAAGGGGAACAATCAACTCCAGAGCAGATTAGAACTTGGTAAGGAGGTTTAATTCCTGGTTTCAGCCTCTTAGGACAGAGGACACCCTTTACAAGGGATCAAAGTTTCAGTGGTAGAAACTCCTGGCAATGTAGTAAAAGCTGTTCACACGATCTCCACATTTTGTCTGTGATGTTCTAACCTCCTCTCATACCATCCTCTACTTTCCAGTCTACCATGACATTGATGTGACCTTCCAGAACACCAGAATCAAGATGAGGAAGCAAAACAGAGGTAACCTTTACTCTGGAAGACATTCTTGTgtgtcattttgtgtaattCTGTTATCTTCTAAAATTTCTCCCTTATGGTCATTCTAGCCTGAAAATCTCAAGGACTGATCTAATTGTGATAGTAGATTGGTTGAAACAAAGTCCATATTTATGGATTAAACCTCTCAACATTATTTGCTTTTCATGGAAAATATGATaccttacattttgtgtttcaTATCCCAATTATGTTGTGATTATTATGATAGTCTACTAGTAGTGCTATCATGGTTAAATTTTTGTATGTTATAAGCTTGACTCAGTGCATGTGGTGCTGTTTTGTAGGCTATGGCCTGCAGTGTCACAGGATTCTGCAGACTTGTGGCCGGCTGATCGGACTAGAAGACTTGTACGCTCGGGTCCATGGCTCCAAAAACCCTCTCGGTATCGTCCACTGTTTCTTCAAGGGACTGACCAAAGAGCAGGTAAGTTGTGATGATCTCACCACATATAGGAATGTTGCATTTGATTTGTACCAGTTTGTCCGATGTGAATGTACGAGTAGCATGTAGTCTGCTTTGCTAAATACTAGAGCTCAAAGCAAAAGGATATCTTGCTTTTACAGCCAGCCATTTATTCTATCTGTGCAGAACCTGGCTGAGTAATTGTACTAACAGTTGGACAGAAAATTGGTTGGatagctacaaatgtatttgtgaTGGGATGTTGGTCATCATCAATTTTGGAAGATGTTTCAGAGATTAGCCTTCTCCCTGCTACTTAGAGGTTGTCAACTGGGCCTGAGGTTAAAGATGACTCTTCATGTTAACCACCAGCAGCTGTTCTTGTTAACCCTCTGTGTCCCAGGAAACCCTCCAGCAGCTGTTCATGTTAACCCTGTGTCCCAGGAAACCCACCAGCAGCTGTTCTTGTTAACCCTGTGTCCCAGGAAACCCTCCAGCAGCTGTTCATGTTAACCCTCTGTGTCCCAGGAAACCCTCCAGCAGCTGTTCATGTTAACCCTGTGTCCCAGGAAACCCACCAGCAGCTGTTCATGTTAACCCTGTGTCCCAGGAAACCCACCAGTAGCTATTCATGTTAACCCTCTGTGTCCCAGGAAACCCAccagcagctacatgtattcatGTTAACCCTTTGTGTCCCAGGAAACCCACCAGCAGCTGGCTGACAGGAAAGGCCTACATGTGGTGGAGTTCAGACAGGAGTGCGCCATGCGCCCCATCGTGGTGGCCTCGCCTAGCGATGGGAGAGTCCGGGAGGAACCGGAGCCCGAGGACGACATACCCGACATCAAGCTGGATGTCAAGGATGTGAAGAAGAAGGAAGGCCTTTACAAGAGTCCCTGGGAAGGCATCTACAGGAAGGAGTACAGATTCTAAGATGCCAGTTGATGCTACAACCACACCATACCAGAGTAATTATATCATGCCCATCTTAAATAAAAGATCCTTGCATGTTTGT is a genomic window containing:
- the LOC118427739 gene encoding 28S ribosomal protein S5, mitochondrial-like isoform X1 translates to MLVRSPFCIGIGHAERKPKMAAPMRVAARAISLYKDVTIVRSVSVLPSVSGKVLMTSQLNQPINIQPCRHVSFINKLTADQLWKGVLAEGSGAMRGARGKRTKKRTKRDLNIGQIIGEGRDAYVWPGLNAPVMTAGVIHRIQKKDNDPEREQKLIEERDAWYKMKSKRLKRQRGWTGGTLGGTSLGSPDPIGNRKFEDFEARVLEVRNVFNMTANMGRKRSVRALVVVGNRKGAAGFAVGKAQDARTALKKAKNKAVNVLYYIERYNHHTIYHDIDVTFQNTRIKMRKQNRGYGLQCHRILQTCGRLIGLEDLYARVHGSKNPLGIVHCFFKGLTKEQETHQQLADRKGLHVVEFRQECAMRPIVVASPSDGRVREEPEPEDDIPDIKLDVKDVKKKEGLYKSPWEGIYRKEYRF
- the LOC118427739 gene encoding 28S ribosomal protein S5, mitochondrial-like isoform X3, whose translation is MLVRSPFCIGIGHAERKPKMAAPMRVAARAISLYKDVTIVRSVSVLPSVSGKVLMTSQLNQPINIQPCRHVSFINKLTADQLWKGVLAEGSGAMRGARGKRTKKRTKRDLNIGQIIGEGRDAYVWPGLNAPVMTAGVIHRIQKKDNDPEREQKLIEERDAWYKMKSKRLKRQRGWTGGTLGGTSLGSPDPIGNRKFEDFEARVLEVRNVFNMTANMGRKRSVRALVVVGNRKGAAGFAVGKAQDARTALKKAKNKAVNVLYYIERYNHHTIYHDIDVTFQNTRIKMRKQNRGYGLQCHRILQTCGRLIGLEDLYARVHGSKNPLGIVHCFFKGLTKEQETHQQLFLLTLCPRKPSSSCSC
- the LOC118427739 gene encoding 28S ribosomal protein S5, mitochondrial-like isoform X2, giving the protein MTSQLNQPINIQPCRHVSFINKLTADQLWKGVLAEGSGAMRGARGKRTKKRTKRDLNIGQIIGEGRDAYVWPGLNAPVMTAGVIHRIQKKDNDPEREQKLIEERDAWYKMKSKRLKRQRGWTGGTLGGTSLGSPDPIGNRKFEDFEARVLEVRNVFNMTANMGRKRSVRALVVVGNRKGAAGFAVGKAQDARTALKKAKNKAVNVLYYIERYNHHTIYHDIDVTFQNTRIKMRKQNRGYGLQCHRILQTCGRLIGLEDLYARVHGSKNPLGIVHCFFKGLTKEQETHQQLADRKGLHVVEFRQECAMRPIVVASPSDGRVREEPEPEDDIPDIKLDVKDVKKKEGLYKSPWEGIYRKEYRF